The Bos indicus isolate NIAB-ARS_2022 breed Sahiwal x Tharparkar chromosome X, NIAB-ARS_B.indTharparkar_mat_pri_1.0, whole genome shotgun sequence genome has a window encoding:
- the LOC139181022 gene encoding melanoma-associated antigen B2-like: MPRGQKSKHRAREKRRQTQTETQGVHDQATTSGGEETTSSSLPDSESAPSSSSAAGTPKGPQGAHGTTSAAAGAIRKRSGGGGAARSRSGVGAEGQVQEGENSSQASAAAVSSHTDILTRKAELLVPYMLYKYKMRELIKRSEILKEINRRYKEQYPEILRRASEHMEMVFGLVLKEIRPNSHCYTLVSNLDLSDSESMRGDWGLPKNGLLMPLLGVIYLNGNHAPEEKIWKFLNMLGIYDGRSHFIFGEPRKLITEDLVREEYLEYRQVPGSDPPRYEFLWGPKALTETSKTKVLQFLAKVKDSVHPAFLLQYEEAWREEVETTGARSEARAGNSASTRPGTAASAAAGPSALARPGTAASAAACSSASTRPGTAASTSAGPSALATARPRAASSCSSRP; this comes from the coding sequence ATGCCCCGTGGGCAGAAGAGTAAGCACCGTGCTCGTGAGAAACGTCGCCAGACCCAAACTGAGACCCAGGGTGTTCATGATCAGGCTACCACATCTGGGGGAGAAgagaccacctcctcctcccttcctgatTCAGAGAGTGCTCCCTCAAGCTCGTCTGCTGCTGGCACCCCGAAGGGGCCTCAGGGAGCCCACGGCACCACCAGTGCTGCTGCAGGTGCTATACGCAAAAGATCTGGTGGTGGTGGCGCAGCACGCTCGAGATCTGGAGTAGGTGCTGAGGGCCAAGTTCAGGAAGGTGAAAATTCCTCCCAGGCCTCAGCTGCTGCTGTGAGCTCTCACACAGATATTCTGACCAGGAAGGCAGAGCTATTGGTGCCGTACATGCTGTATAAGTATAAGATGAGGGAGCTCATTAAGAGGTCCGAAATTTTGAAGGAAATCAATAGAAGGTACAAGGAACAATACCCTGAGATCCTTAGAAGGGCCTCCGAGCACATGGAGATGGTGTTTGGCCTGGTGCTGAAGGAAATCAGGCCCAACAGTCACTGCTATACCCTGGTGAGCAACCTAGATCTCAGCGACAGTGAGTCTATGAGAGGTGACTGGGGGCTGCCGAAGAATGGTCTTCTGATGCCTCTGCTGGGTGTCATCTACCTGAATGGCAACCACGCCCCTGAGGAgaagatctggaagttcctgaATATGCTGGGCATCTATGATGGAAGAAGTCACTTCATCTTTGGAGAGCCCAGGAAGCTCATCACAGAAGATCTGGTGCGGGAAGAGTACCTGGAGTACCGCCAGGTGCCCGGCAGCGATCCCCCTCGCTATGAGTTCCTCTGGGGTCCTAAAGCGCTCACAGAAACGAGCAAGACGAAAGTCCTGCAGTTTTTGGCCAAGGTCAAGGATTCAGTCCATCCTGCCTTCCTGCTGCAATATGAGGAGGCTTGGAGAGAGGAAGTAGAGACCACCGGAGCCAGAAGTGAAGCCAGGGCTGGCAATTCTGCCTCAACCAGGCCTGGCACTGCCGCCTCAGCCGctgctggcccttctgctttggccagGCCTGGCACTGCTGCCTCAGCCGCTGCTTGCTCTTCTGCCTCAACCAGGCCTGGCACTGCTGCCTCaaccagtgctggcccttctgctttgGCCACTGCACGCCCCAGGGCCGCATCCAGCTGCTCATCTCGCCCCTAG